The Leptospira noumeaensis genome includes a window with the following:
- a CDS encoding DUF6602 domain-containing protein yields MSFNLFFQEFAQTRAKNLVNESENLTSITHNGLKGSLREHILINFLKDFLPINYEIGKGQIQDVFNNNSSESDLIIWQKDLLPPILLDERMGIFPYESCRYWIEVKTKTTRAELINSIEKVETLMRLRPLENYDPPWLPQVLPAYFSYSSDLTSDDEFSRFIDINPNYYHNPPFVALCIVGKGYWTFFDHLPNGKKWLFFYPNDSCYEVISFLAGILNTLAGRNKPSFGYYILEPEANNKGIFL; encoded by the coding sequence AAAAACTTAGTAAATGAATCCGAAAATTTAACTTCCATAACTCATAACGGTTTGAAGGGTTCTCTTCGTGAGCATATTCTAATTAATTTTTTAAAGGATTTTTTACCAATTAACTATGAAATTGGGAAAGGTCAAATCCAAGATGTATTCAATAATAATTCCTCAGAATCGGATTTAATTATATGGCAAAAAGATTTGCTTCCGCCAATTTTATTAGATGAACGTATGGGTATTTTCCCTTATGAGTCATGTAGATATTGGATAGAAGTTAAAACTAAAACTACAAGGGCAGAACTGATAAATTCAATTGAAAAAGTAGAAACATTAATGAGACTTAGACCTTTAGAAAATTACGACCCACCTTGGCTACCACAAGTATTACCAGCATATTTTTCCTACTCATCTGATTTAACTAGTGATGATGAATTTTCTAGATTTATAGATATTAACCCTAATTATTATCACAATCCGCCATTTGTAGCCCTTTGTATCGTAGGGAAAGGTTATTGGACTTTTTTCGATCATTTACCTAATGGAAAGAAATGGTTATTCTTTTATCCTAATGATTCATGCTACGAAGTAATTTCCTTTCTCGCAGGAATATTGAATACACTAGCAGGTAGAAATAAGCCATCTTTTGGATATTATATTCTTGAACCAGAAGCGAATAATAAGGGAATATTTTTGTAG